CTGTTCTCCGCCACCCTGGACCGCAACGTCGACCGCCTGGTCCGCCGCTACCTCAGTGACCCGGTCGTCCACTCCGTCGACCCCTCCGCCGGTGCGGTGACGACGATGGAGCACCACGTGCTGCACGTCCACGGCACCGACAAGCTCCGGGCGACGACCGAGATCGCCGCGCGCGAAGGCCGGGTCATCATGTTCCTGGACACCAAGCGGGCCGTGGACAAGCTCACCGACCACCTGCTGGCGAGCGGTGTGCGGGCGGCGGCTCTGCACGGCGGGAAGGCGCAGTCCCAGCGCACCCGGACCCTGACCCAGTTCAAGACCGGGCACGTCACCGTGCTCGTGGCCACGAACGTCGCCGCCCGCGGCATCCACGTCGACAACCTCGACCTCGTCGTCAACGTCGACCCGCCGACCGACCACAAGGACTACCTCCACCGCGGCGGCCGGACCGCGCGGGCGGGGGAGTCCGGCAGCGTCGTCACCCTGGTCACCCCCAACCAGCGCCGCGACATGACCCGCCTCATGACCGCCGCCCGCATCGTGCCCCAGACCACCCAGGTCCGCTCCGGCGAAGAGGCACTCGGCCGCATCACCGGCGCCCAGGCCCCCTCGGGCGTTCCCGTGACGATCACCGCGCCGGTGGCCGCGCGGCGTCAGCGCAGCGCTTCCTCACGCGGCCGGCGCAGCCCCGCCTCCGCGGCCCGGCGCGTGAGCGCACATCAGGCCGCCTTCGACGCGGCGGCCTGAGAACTTCGTGATCCGGAAGCTGACTCACCTGTGCAGGAGGCACCTTTTGACGCTGGTCCAGATGCAGCCCCGCTCGACCGAGGCCACCGCTGTGGGCAGGACCGTGGCCGACGCCATGGACACCGCCGGGCCGCAGGTGTACGACGACATGACCGTCGAGGTGGCCCTGTCCGTCATGGCCAGTGCCCGTACCGGGCATCTGCTGGTCTGCGACGACAGCGGCCTGTGCAGCGGACTGGTCACCCACGCCCGGCTCGCGGCAATCCGTGAGAGCTCGGGCTACTCGGACAGGGTCCGGCTGCGGGACATCCTCGGCGACCGAGGACCGTTCACCTCACCGGTGACCACAATGGCCGAAGCCGGGCACATGATGCGCCACAGCGACGTCGTTGCCCTGCCCGTGGTCGACGAACACGGCAGTGCGCTGGGCGTACTCGCCCTCGCCCGCTGAGCCGTCCCGTCCGCGGCGAAACCACCCCTCCGCGTTTCTCTCCCTGTGAGGCATCATGCGCTGTGTCATCGCCCGCTTCCCGTTCGACCTGACCAGGAGCGGCGTCCTGGAATCGATGAAGGGCATCAAGCCCGAGCACGTCACCGGCGAATCGGTGATCATCGGCCGACGCACCTACCCCGTCAAGCAGGTCGGACAGGTCATCACGCGTCAGGACCGCCGCGACTTCAGCGCGGGAGAAGTCCTGCGGGCCATGACCCAGCTCGGTTTCACCTGCCGCGACCTGGCCCCCGCCCCCGCGCCCACCCGCGTCCTCGACCCGGTGCAGCAGGCATCCGCGATGCTCGGCGCCCCCGTGGCCGCCTGACCGAACGGGCAGGGCGCGAGCTGTCCGCGAGCATGGGTGAGGGTCCGGCCGGAGCACTCCGGCCGGACCCTCACCGCGTATCGAGCTGCCCCGACAGGGGCAGCGGGTCAGTGGTCGGAGTAGCTGAAGTCGCCCATCGTCCAGGCACTGACGTCCTCGATCGCGACCCGGTACATCCCGCCGGTCTCCGGGATTCCCACCGGCCCCTGCAGAATCCGGGCCACGTGGAAGTGCAGATGCGTGGGAGGCCCTTCCGCGGGTGCGGCAGCGGTGAACATGGCGGAGAAGTCGCCCAGGCTGGCCGAGTCCGCGAGGACCTCCGACACCCGCTGCCGCCAGACGGCTTCCGGTGCCAACCGGCCCGTGATGACAGCTCCACCGGCGACCACGGTCAGAGACATCTGATTGCTGCGCCCGGATTCCACCAGGGCGACAACGTCAACAAGCAGCGCGTCAGGCTTCGACATGGGGCCGATTATATTCGTCGAACATTGGCAGGCATTCCCGCGCCGCCGCTCCGGGCAGGACGGCGCTGAGACCCTGTCGCCGGAGGCGCTCGGCCACCATGGGCGTGGACGGCGCCGCTCGTCACCGCGGCCCGGCCGCAAAGCCCTGCCGCTCATGCCGGCGTGATCGCCCCCGGCCTGTCCTGATCACGCGCGCGGCTCCGGCCGGGCGTCAACGACCGCAGGGGATAAGGCCATCGGGAGATCGAGGCGGCCCGCCGCGTCGGTGGGCGCCACACCGCTCCCGTGCTCGATGCCGACGCCGATGCCGACCGGCCGTGGGTGGCCACCGGGTACGTGCCCGGCCCCTCCCTCGAACAGGCCGTACGGGAGCACGGCCCGCTGCCGGCCGCATCGGTCAACGCCCCGGCTTCGGCATCGCCCGCGCGCTCCAAATCTCCGTGGAGTCCCTGCTGACCAGTACGGGCATGGTCATCGGCTCACCCGGGTTCATGGCGCCCGAGCAGATCCTCGGCGAGGAGACCGGGGCGGGGGCGGACGTCTTCTCCCTCGGCTGTGTGCTGATGTACGCGGCCACCGGGCGGCTGCCCTTCGGGTCCGGGGCGAGCAACCAGCACGCGGTGATGTTCCGGATCGTCCAGTCCCCGCCGGACCTCGACGCGGTGGAGGACGCGTCCCTGCGCGAGCTGATCGAACGTTGTCTCACCAAGAGCGCCGCCGAGCGCCCCGGAGTGGACGAGCTGGTGGAGGGCCTGGGGCCCGACCGGTCCTCGGATGCCCTGCGGGGTGCCTGGCTGCCGCCGGTACTCCTGGCCCGGCTGGCACAGCAGTCGGCGCTGCTGCTCGACGCGGATGTGCCGGAGGCCTTGGACGTGCCGGAGCGTGCGGTCGTGCCGGAGCGTGCGGTTGTACGGGAAGCCGTGGACGTACCGGAAAGGGCGGAGTCCGCGGAGCCGGAAGGCGGCGCCGAGCCTGTATCTCCGGTGGTTCCCGAGCCTTCGGGACCCGAGCCTCGTGACCTCGGTACGGCCGATCTGCGGCCGGCACCGGCGAAGAGCGACGAGGCGGGCGGCCCGTCCCCGGACCCGGCCCCTTCGCCGGCATCGGCCCCGTCTCCGTCTCCCTCACCCGAACCGGCTCGTGCCGCCGCCTCTGTCGTCCAGGAGGTCCCGGCTGCCCGAGACCGGCCACGGCGTCGTGCCTGGGCCGTCGCGGCCGTCGTCGCCGCCGTGCTGGCCGCCGGCGGCGCCACCGCCTTCCTCAACCGCGACCCCGGTGGTTCCGACCCCCGGGGCGGAGACGCCGCCGCGCCGCCCGCCGCCGGTGACGGCCCCTCCGGCGACCCGGCTGCCCCTGCCGGAAAGGACGACGGCAAGGACGGCTCGAAGGGCGGCGGGAAGGACGAGGACAAGGGGGACGCGCAGGGCAAGGAAGGCGCGGAAGAGGAGCAGGGCGGAGGGGACGGCGGCGACTTCGGCGGGCAGAGCGCCGAGGGCGGCGACGGGGCTGTTCCACGCGGCGTTCGGGAACGCGTACACGGCGAAGCTCAGCTCCGTGGCGGACGGCGGGAACCGGATCAACATCGGTACCGCCGTGGTCGACACGGCGCGTTCCGGCGGGATGTGCCGCGACACCGACCCCTCGTTCTTCACCGTCGCCGGCTCCGGCATCCTGCACGACGTCGGGCCCGCCCACGGCAGCGGCTATCGCTACAACCGCGCCTGAGCGGGCCCGTCAGTCCGGAACCGGCACGCTCCGCAACTGGCCGCTCCGAGACCGGCAGGACGGTACGGCCGACGTCCGGAGCCCGTCAGTCCGGCGCTTCCCCCGGGTACGCGTTCCCGAACGCCGCGTGGAACAGCGCCGTGACGTCCCTGCCCGTCAGGCCCTCGGCGCGGGCCTGGGCCAGCCAGTCGGTGAGGGCGGTGCGCAGCGGGGAGTCGGGGCCGGACTGGGGCTGGGCGAGGGTGCGGGTGATGAACGTGCCCGCTCCCTGGCGTACCTCGGCGAGGCCCATGCGCTCCAGTTCGCGGTAGGCCTTGAGGGTCGTGTTGGGGTTGACCTTCGTGGTCGCGGCGACCTGGGCCGCGGTGGGCAGCCGGTCGCCCTCCTCCAGCGCGCCCATGCGCAACGCCTGTTCGACCTGCCGGACGATCTGGAGATAGGTCGCCACTCCACTGCGCCGGTCGATGCGGAACACGACCACGGACTTCACCTTCCGCTCGATTGCCGACACTTTACGTAGGGGAGGGGGCGGTGATCACAGCGGGCGGCGCGAGGTCCACCAGAGGGTGAACGCCGTGAGCAGGATCGTTCCGGCGAGGAGGATGCCCGCCGCTGTCCACTGCATCGTCGCCATCTGGCCGTAGTCGAGGTACTGGATCACGTCGTTGACGATGCCGTGCTCCTTGATGCACGCGTTCTGCGCCTTCTCGGTCGCCTCGGCGCAGGTGCCCCAGCCGTACAGGGTGCCGTCCGCGCTGCCGACCCAGCGGTCCATCTCGTACACGTCGTGGAAGCGGGCGGGGAGTTCGGTGTCCATGGGGTACGTGAACATCTTTGGGGAGCCGAGCCGTACGCGTACCTCGTCCCAGACGAACATGGTGGTGACCGCCGTGAAGAGGAACGCGCCCACCATGGCCGGGAGCACCCGGCGGACCAGGGCGCCGATGGTGATGCCGACGGCGGTGAGGAAGAGCAGGAAGGCGGGGAGGACGGGACCGGTGTTGTCGAAGATGACGCCGTCGATCCACTGGCTGAGGAAGAGCGAGCGGTGCGGTTCCCACCACCAGGTGAACAGCGCCGAGAGCACCAGGCCCGGGACCAGCGCGAGGGTGTAGGCCAGGCCCAGCTTGGCGGTCAGCCACTGGCGCCGGGTCACCGACTGGGTGGTGACGAGCTGTGCGGTGCCGTTCTCCTGGTCGCCCGCGATCAGCGGGGCGCCGATGAAGACGGCGAGGATCAGCGGCAGGCCGTTGATGATGCTGGTGATGTACTCGTAGCCGCGGTTGTTCTCCATCGGCCGGCCGGGATCCTTCTCCGGCCAGCCCTTCGCGTCGAGCAGCTGCACCAGTTCGTGGCGCTCGTACACGATCCAGAGCGCGGTGAGCACCGTGAGGCCGAGGACGCAGGCCAACGCGACCCGGTGCTGGCGGACGACGAGCCAGGGAAGGCCGCGCAACAGGCGGCGTCCGGAACCGGGTCCGGAGGGCTTCCGGGCCTTTCCGGGCTTCTCGGTGAGGGTGGTGCTGCTCATGCTGCCTGGGTCCCTTCGGCATCGACGCGGGCGCCCTGGGTGTAGAGCGGGGGCGCGTCCGGGGAGCGGAGATGGGCGAGGAGGACTTCCTCCAGCGAGGGCTCGGCCCGCTCCCAGTCGGCCGGGAGCGGGCCCCCCGGCCGGACCATCGCCTGGAACTGCCGCCCCTGGACGCGGGATTCGACGACCGTGTGGCCGGCGAGCTCGGGCGGCAGCGAGCCGTCCCGGGACACCCCGGTGACCAGGGTGTGGGCCGGTACGAGCGCGTCGGCGTCACCGGCCATGCGGATACGGCCCTCGGATACGACCAGCAGGTAGTCGCACATGTCCTCCAGCTCGGTCAGCATGTGCGAGGACATCACCACCGTGGTCCCGCGCTCGACGGCCTCCGCCATCAGCAGGGTGCTCATCTCGTCCCGGGCCAGCGGGTCGAGGTCCGACATCGGCTCGTCCAGGAGCAGCAGGTCGGGCCGCTTGCCGAAGGCGAGCGCGAAGGCCACCCGGGTGCGCTGGCCGCCGGAGAGCGTGCCGACCTTCGCGTCCGGCGGGACGTTGCCCGCGCGGACGATCCGGTGCGCGGCGTCCGCGTCCCAGCCGGGGTTCAGCTCGGCGCCCATCCGCAGCGTCTCCGCCACGGTGAACCGCTTGAACAGCGGCTTGTCCTGGCCGAGGAACGCGACCTGCGGCAGTACGGCGGGGTCGTCGACCGGTACGCCGAAGACGCGCAGGTCGCCGGTGGTCGGCTGCACCTGCCGGGTCGCCAGCCCGAGCAGGGTGCTCTTGCCGGCTCCGTTCGGGCCGACCAGACCGCAGATGCGGCCCGCCGGGATCCGGAAGGAGCAGTCGCGCAGCGCCCAGCCGCGCCGGTAGCGCTTGCCCAGGCAGCGGGCCTCCAGTGCCCAGTTGCCGGACGTCGCGTTCGGGGTGCTCGTGTCTGCCACGCGCCTCACCTCGGTTCCGTGATTCCGTGATTCCATGAATCAATTAATGGAATCATGGAGTCGTGAGGGAATGACTGTCAAGCCGGGGTGATGGGGCCCGAAGTGCTGGTGGCTCCCGTGAACAGCCGTCCGGGCGGGCACCTGCGGAGCCGTCCGGGCGCCTCCGCGGTGCCGGGGCGAGCACGCTCGTGCTCCATCCGTCCAGGGCTTAGGCTCGCCCCATGGGCAGTCACCCGGAACGTCTTCCGAACCCGACCACCCCGGCCGGCCGCGAGGGGCTCGACGCCGTTCTCGCCCGGCCGGACCGCGCGGTCGTCGCCCTCGACTTCGACGGCACGCTCGCCGACATCGTCCCGGACCCCGAACAGGCCCGCGCCCACCCCGGCACCGTCGAGGCGCTCGCCGCGCTCGCGCCGAAGGTCGCCGCGATCGCCGTGATCACCGGCCGTCCGGCGGGCGTCGCCGTCCGCTACGGCGGCTTCGCGGGCGTCCCCGGGCTGGAGCACCTCGTCGTGCTCGGACATTACGGGGCCGAGCGCTGGGACGCCGTGACCGGCACGGTCCACGCCCCCGCTCCGCATCCGGGCGTCACGGCGGTACGTGCCGAACTCCCCGGCTTGCTGGACGAGTCCGGGGTCCGGAACGACACCTGGATCGAGGAGAAGGGACAGGCCGTCGCCGTCCACACCCGGCGGGCCCAGGACCCGCAGGCGGTCTTCGAGTCGCTGCGCGGGCCCCTCGGCGAGCTGGCGGTGCGGCACGGGCTGATCGTCGAACCGGGTCGGCTGGTGCTGGAGTTGCGCCCGCCCGGCATGGACAAGGGCGTCGCGCTCGCCGGGCTCGTCGCGGAGCTGGACGCGGAGTCCGTGATCTACGCGGGCGACGACCTCGGGGACCTCGCCGCGTTCGCCGCGGTGGAGAAGCTGCGCAGCGAGGGCCCGGACGGCATCCCCGGTCTCCTGGTGTGCAGCGGCAGCGCCGAGGTGCCCGAACTGGCCGAGCGCGCCGACCTGGCGGTGCCGGGCCCGGCCGCGGTGGTGGACTTCCTGGCGGCCCTGGCTGACCGCCTGTAGGTCACCGGAGGAGCGCCGCCGACGGCCCCGGCGGCCCGTTCCCCGGCGGCCGCCGGCGCAGCCGCCCGGGGCCGGAACACCACGAAAGCCCCGGTCGGCCCCTCACTCCTGCCGCAGCGCCTCCAACTGGTCCAGGAACCACCGCTGCGGCGGGAGCGCGGTCGCCGCCTCCGCCAGCCGCTTCGTCCGTCCCGACCGCTCGTCCCCGCTCATCGTCAGTGCCTCGTGCAGCGCCTCCGCCGTGCCCGTCACGTCGTACGGGTTCACCACGATCGCGTCCTCGCCCAGCTCCTCGTACGCCCCCGCCTCCCGCGACAGCACCAGCGCGCAGCCGTGGTCCGAGACGACGGGGACCTCCTTGGCGACCAGGTTCATGCCGTCGCGGATCGGGTTGACCAGGGCCACGTCCGCCAGCCGGTACGCGGCCAGCGAGCGGGCGAAGTCGTCCTTGACGTGGAGGACGACCGGCGTCCAGCCCTCCGTGCCGTACGCCCCGTTGATCTCCGTCGCCAGCGACTGGACCGCCGCGGTGTAGTCCCGGTAGACGGCGAGGTCCTGGCGGGAGGGGTAGGCGAAGGCGACGTGGACGACGCGCTCGCGCCACTCGGGGCGGGTCTCCAGCAGCGTGCGGTACGCGTGCAGCCCGCGCACGATGTTCTTGGACAGCTCGGTGCGGTCCACCCGCACGATCGTCTTCCTGTTCTCGCCCACCTGCTCGCGCAGCGCCGCCATCCGCTCGTCCACGTCCGCCTCGTGCGAGCGCCGGCGCAGGAAGTCCGCGTCGGCCCCCAGCCCGTGCACCCCGATCCTGGTCCGGCCCGTGCCGCCGAGGATCTCCGTACAGCAGCCGATGAACGCGTCCGCCCAGCGCCGGGTCAGGAAAGCGGCCCGGTCCGCGCCGAGGATGCCGCGCAGCAGCTGCTCCGCGATGTCGTCGGGCAGCAGCCGGAAGTAGTCCACGGGCGCCCAGGGAGTGTGCGAGAAGTGGCCGATCTTCAGGTCCGGCCGCAGTTCGCGGAGCATGCCGGGGACCAGGGCCAGGTGGTAGTCCTGGACGAGGACCGCCGCCCCCGGCCCCGCCTCCTCCGCCAGCGCCTCCGCGAAGGCCCGGTTGTACGTCTCGTACGCCGCCCACTGCCGCCGGAACTCCGTGTCGAAGACCGGCTCGACGGGGGTCTGGTAGAGCAGGTGGTGGACGAACCACAGCACGGAGTTCGCGATGCCGTTGTACGCGTCGGCGTGCACCTCGGCGTCGATGTCCAGCATCCGGACGCCCGGCTCGCCGACCCCGCGGCGCACCGCCTCGCGGTCCCCGTCGCCGAGGGCCGCGCAGACCCACAGTTTGTCGTCGACGGCGCTCAGCCCGGAGACGAGACCGCCGCCGCCGCGCTTGGCGTCGAGCGTCCCGCCCTCGCCGAGCGTGTACGTGATCGGGCCGCGGTTGGACGCGACGAGGACCTGGGCGGTGGACGGGGCGGTGGCTTCGGCATGCTCGGTGACCATGTAGCGGAACCTAGCCCGTGGGGGAAGCCGCCAAACGCCTCAGAGGGTCACGCGGCCCACTGCCTCACGCCGCGTGGCGCCGCGCGTACTCCGCGATCTCCCGCATCGGCGGCCTCTCCTCCGTGTCCACCGCATGGGTGCGCGGCACGAAGCCGTCCTCGCCGCGCTCGAACTGGGTCAGCGCCGGGCGCACCAGATGGCCCCGGGAGAGCCGCAGCTGCGCCGTGCGGTAGATGGCCGCCGCCATCCGGCCCAGCGCCTGCCCGTCCTGGTGGCGGTGTCTGCGCACGCCGACGTCGACCTGGCCCAGCGCGTCCAGGCCCACGGTGTGCAGCGCGTCCACGAGCAGCCCCAGCTCCACTCCGTAACCGACCGGGAACGGCAGCCGCTCCAGCAGGGACCGGCGCACCGCGTACTCACCGCCCAGCGGCTGCACGAAACCGGCCAGCTGCGGCCAGTGCAGATTGAGCAGCGGGCGTGCCACCAGTTCAGTGACCCGGCCGCCCTGGCCTGCGCTGTCGCCGAGCGGGCGGTCGTACATCGCCTTGACGAACTGGACGGCGGGATCGGTGAGCAGGGGGCCGACCGTCCCCGAGACGAAGTCCGCCGAGAAGTCCTTGAGGTCGGCGTCCACGAAGCACACGATCTCGCCGCT
This sequence is a window from Streptomyces parvus. Protein-coding genes within it:
- a CDS encoding glucosyl-3-phosphoglycerate synthase, whose translation is MLEEVERWLTRRSWSSGDRPPHQLTDARAADPRGTSVSVVLPALNEEATVGAIVATIRRELMEKVRLVDELVVIDSGSTDATAAVARAAGARVVHRDAILPRIPALPGKGEVLWRSLLVTSGEIVCFVDADLKDFSADFVSGTVGPLLTDPAVQFVKAMYDRPLGDSAGQGGRVTELVARPLLNLHWPQLAGFVQPLGGEYAVRRSLLERLPFPVGYGVELGLLVDALHTVGLDALGQVDVGVRRHRHQDGQALGRMAAAIYRTAQLRLSRGHLVRPALTQFERGEDGFVPRTHAVDTEERPPMREIAEYARRHAA
- a CDS encoding ABC transporter ATP-binding protein; the protein is MADTSTPNATSGNWALEARCLGKRYRRGWALRDCSFRIPAGRICGLVGPNGAGKSTLLGLATRQVQPTTGDLRVFGVPVDDPAVLPQVAFLGQDKPLFKRFTVAETLRMGAELNPGWDADAAHRIVRAGNVPPDAKVGTLSGGQRTRVAFALAFGKRPDLLLLDEPMSDLDPLARDEMSTLLMAEAVERGTTVVMSSHMLTELEDMCDYLLVVSEGRIRMAGDADALVPAHTLVTGVSRDGSLPPELAGHTVVESRVQGRQFQAMVRPGGPLPADWERAEPSLEEVLLAHLRSPDAPPLYTQGARVDAEGTQAA
- a CDS encoding CBS domain-containing protein, with protein sequence MTLVQMQPRSTEATAVGRTVADAMDTAGPQVYDDMTVEVALSVMASARTGHLLVCDDSGLCSGLVTHARLAAIRESSGYSDRVRLRDILGDRGPFTSPVTTMAEAGHMMRHSDVVALPVVDEHGSALGVLALAR
- the otsB gene encoding trehalose-phosphatase, producing MGSHPERLPNPTTPAGREGLDAVLARPDRAVVALDFDGTLADIVPDPEQARAHPGTVEALAALAPKVAAIAVITGRPAGVAVRYGGFAGVPGLEHLVVLGHYGAERWDAVTGTVHAPAPHPGVTAVRAELPGLLDESGVRNDTWIEEKGQAVAVHTRRAQDPQAVFESLRGPLGELAVRHGLIVEPGRLVLELRPPGMDKGVALAGLVAELDAESVIYAGDDLGDLAAFAAVEKLRSEGPDGIPGLLVCSGSAEVPELAERADLAVPGPAAVVDFLAALADRL
- a CDS encoding GntR family transcriptional regulator — protein: MKSVVVFRIDRRSGVATYLQIVRQVEQALRMGALEEGDRLPTAAQVAATTKVNPNTTLKAYRELERMGLAEVRQGAGTFITRTLAQPQSGPDSPLRTALTDWLAQARAEGLTGRDVTALFHAAFGNAYPGEAPD
- a CDS encoding ABC transporter permease; this translates as MSSTTLTEKPGKARKPSGPGSGRRLLRGLPWLVVRQHRVALACVLGLTVLTALWIVYERHELVQLLDAKGWPEKDPGRPMENNRGYEYITSIINGLPLILAVFIGAPLIAGDQENGTAQLVTTQSVTRRQWLTAKLGLAYTLALVPGLVLSALFTWWWEPHRSLFLSQWIDGVIFDNTGPVLPAFLLFLTAVGITIGALVRRVLPAMVGAFLFTAVTTMFVWDEVRVRLGSPKMFTYPMDTELPARFHDVYEMDRWVGSADGTLYGWGTCAEATEKAQNACIKEHGIVNDVIQYLDYGQMATMQWTAAGILLAGTILLTAFTLWWTSRRPL
- a CDS encoding SCO5918 family protein produces the protein MRCVIARFPFDLTRSGVLESMKGIKPEHVTGESVIIGRRTYPVKQVGQVITRQDRRDFSAGEVLRAMTQLGFTCRDLAPAPAPTRVLDPVQQASAMLGAPVAA
- a CDS encoding trehalose-6-phosphate synthase yields the protein MVTEHAEATAPSTAQVLVASNRGPITYTLGEGGTLDAKRGGGGLVSGLSAVDDKLWVCAALGDGDREAVRRGVGEPGVRMLDIDAEVHADAYNGIANSVLWFVHHLLYQTPVEPVFDTEFRRQWAAYETYNRAFAEALAEEAGPGAAVLVQDYHLALVPGMLRELRPDLKIGHFSHTPWAPVDYFRLLPDDIAEQLLRGILGADRAAFLTRRWADAFIGCCTEILGGTGRTRIGVHGLGADADFLRRRSHEADVDERMAALREQVGENRKTIVRVDRTELSKNIVRGLHAYRTLLETRPEWRERVVHVAFAYPSRQDLAVYRDYTAAVQSLATEINGAYGTEGWTPVVLHVKDDFARSLAAYRLADVALVNPIRDGMNLVAKEVPVVSDHGCALVLSREAGAYEELGEDAIVVNPYDVTGTAEALHEALTMSGDERSGRTKRLAEAATALPPQRWFLDQLEALRQE